From the genome of Diabrotica virgifera virgifera chromosome 8, PGI_DIABVI_V3a:
gtagttggaaagattaatatagatcaaggtcagctttctcttgataaAGAGGAGTTAGAACGAGTGAagcatttcaagtaccttggcagctggttaaatgtaaattgtgactctgatgaagagataattactaggatcgaaatatcacggaaggcttttatgacctggaaaccagttttatgtaacgtAAACCtctcgatgaatattcgaaagaaggtcctgaaatgttatgtgtggtctatcctattgtatggttgtgagacatggacgttaaaaatcacaatgctaaacaaaatagaagcattcgaattgtggtgttatcgacgaatcctaaatatatcgtgggtttcgcacacttccaatgaagatgttcttcaaatgatgaattcagaacgtctgctcataagcattaTAAAGAAGAggaaaacagaatacttcggccatataattcgaggacctaaataccatctgcttcgccttataatacaaggaaaagtggagagaaagagatggattggtcgaaagaaactttcatggctgcgtaatattagacaatggtgtggttgcacagtagaagaattatttcgcgcagcagccaaTAGAGAggggtttcaggaaattgtaaacatgatgacggccaacgtctgaatacagacatgGCACCTAAGGAAGAAGTtttaagtattattttttgttaggGATAGGGTTTCTACACCGTAGTTCATTACTGACAGAATACACTGAACAAAAACCTTCCACTTCAGATTAACCGGTATGTTCTCGTTTTTAATTACGTTTATTAAGAACTCCATATTCTGCTCATTCATGTGCTATTCTTCTTGAAACCTTCTTTGTTtggtttcttcttcttcatgtaccatgtcctttcagaacgttggttaccatcataactatcttaattttattcactgccaccctaaatagcatgcttgtatcaacaccataccaatctcgcaagttattcaaccatgaggttcttcttcgtcctggactgcgtttgcctgctatttttccttgcataatattttgcagcaacctatatttgggacctctcattacatgtccgaaatacttcagctttctctgcttgatgctttttatgatctcagtagtcttgctgagacgttctagtattgtggagtttcgaatcttctccatcgTTTGGTTGTCTTTTGTTTAATTGTCCCAGGCCCGGCcttagggattttgccgccctgggcaagatcggccACCGCCGCCCCTCCCCCTTTGGTATACCCAAAAACTAAAAATTCcaccatggctcttaatttgctgaaatctatacattaacggttgtgtctataatttttaaatagaagtcaactttatatcgtgtctctggatctaggtccatactttcatcttcagcctccTTTTCGGATTCTCAATTTCAAACTTTGATGAGCCcttttgcgtctgtcaaatagccctggaattttaaatcacttccgagagacttaaaatggatttccgatttttctaataaactgaTAGCTTGATACGCTcccatatcaatactctgcaTATGCGcctacgttgatgtgaagtaaaatgccatgccatattaccacagagcaaagaaaagtaaaatcatggatttgatttgccaaacagcttgcctcatgagcaaccattttatcgttgtttttattcacagtgatttctacaagagcatcgtaaatttcttcaatttggtctctaatgggagtaattgcatcaattaTTCTACTTTCCCATATAGTTTCGGACAAATGttaggctagaaatatgatttttcagcatagtccaacgatgaatagatgctgagaaaaagttgtaaattttgtcaccaaggaaaagaaagaaactgcaaactgtgaggctttagcagcatcgttcacgactaagttaAGTGAATGGCTAAAACATGGGATAAAAAATGCTCTAGgattaattttcaaaattctgtttgGAACTCCTAAGTTCTTCTCTTCTATGCTTGCTCCATTGTCATACCCTTGTgctctcatatcttccaaaggtattcccagttcattcTGGAACTCTGTAACTCCCAAGCCAGTGGTTTCCACtacaggcacaaatccaagaaaatattcttcaattttaacactttgtgaacaagAACCTAAATCGACAAAATGTACAACAATAGTCATCTGTTCCACCCCAGTAATATCAgatatacaatttaaaattatgctataatactttgctgatttcaaaaagtttaaaattttatttctgatttggtcatggaggagctgaataatttcgttttgaatacgttttcccaagtagtgatgctgcttgttactcccattagttattctcctaatgtgctcttgtaacacagaatcaaaatttttaaagagctcaaagagctttaaaaaattaccattgttttgATGAAAAGGTTTATGGATGACACTGATGTGCTaagaactgtattattgatataagtcgttgtattacatttttccaatgaccAGTTTCTGAATTTAGAAATTTTTGTCTTTCTTCGTCTATGATTTTGCCCGATTCTAGTCTAATTGCTAGTTCTacccactgtcgctgtgactgtagatgagctggagacttagcgtggctggacaaagcttcagccatatgtttctaattattattatatccattttcagtaaagtTAATATTAAGTGAATTTCAGTGAATTTAGTTTAGTTCTGATCCTACTAttcttatgcgatgaagaagaaggcggtgttgtcgaCTTTCCGTCGAATTGCAATTCCgaaccttgcaattgttattgtttcacttacataattctcgtttttacagttacatttttgctggtcttgttcataatattgattttttataatattaaaaacataagttattatttcttcaatttcaaaaattgactgtcctctaaaatttgccgcccctgaattcgccgccctgggcagccgcatagttcgcccacccctggggccgagCCAGGgttgtccttgcctattctaaCTTAGTGTCTAAGGTATATGTATTTATCAACAAGTTCTACTTCGTCTTTCtgaaattttaaattattactgGGCACGAGGTTCGTCATGCATTTTGCTTggagttatttatttttaaaccgaTTTTTCTCTAGAATCTTACCAGTTCTTCTAACATGGTGTTGGTTTCGATTTGGCCATCTCCTATCAAATCTTTGTCATAAGCATAACTTAAGTGGTGCAGTGCTTTTCCCGTCGACACTTCTTATCTCTTTGTGATTCCAGGTGATTAGGTACTCCAATATTTCCCTTTATACTCCAGGGGAGTTGTTACATACATTAGTTtaaatatttttggtaaaatctTCTGTGGTTCTTCTTGTAGAAAATACACAATTATTATTTCATGCTGAGTATAATCAAACTGACCAAAATTTTAGGTAGTTTTCGTCTTGGCCCTCGCCTGCGCTCAAGCCTCAGTCATCGGCCTAGCCCCAGCGGCGATCAGCCTTGTTGGTCCCGGAGAACCAGGCGCAGTTATTCAAGGACCTTCAGCGGAAGCCACAGTCGTTGGTCCAGATGGCAGTGCTATTGCCGGAGCTGCAATCGGAGGCGCCGTAATCGCCCCACCCAAAGCTGGCGGTGTCGTGACAGCAGCTGTTTCTCCTGGTGTTGTTGCCCCCATTGCCCCAGTTGTTGTACCAAGGGTAAGTGAAACATTTCTTTACGCATCTTTCTAACTCTGATCCTTCAGTTCACAGTTCAGTAAAATTAATCAGTTCACTGATTTTCTTATATTATGATCTTCATTTATGTACTTAGTTAATTGATTGCTTTGTTTTATTCTAGATTGTTAGCCCAGTTGTCGTAGCTCCTCCTCCAGCTATTATTGCTGCTCCTCCAGCTATTATTGCCGGTCCACCTGCCATCGTAGCTGGCCCATCAGCAGTTTTAGCTGGAGTACCTGTAGCTGGTCCCAGAGCTGTTATTGCCGGTCCCTCAGGCACAGTAAGTctataaattatatataatatgtataactAATGTTTTAAGGAGTGTTgtataaaaaagaaaatataaagaaCGAAAAACAAAGATTAAGAAATAAATTGTGGCTTGGTACTGCACGAGCCTTCTAAATTTAATTTTGGTTCTGATAAAAACCATTTTTGAcaagacattttttattttccaaattatattcttatttttctCTTCTAATAAGACAACTATTTTTTGATTTTAGCGCTTGTTTTGTTATGTTTCTTTCTACTTTTCATACTGAGTGTGACTCTAGCTATGattataagcgatatattattcaacgggccttagcaagacgagaacaattCCAGTTTTTATATCACTTCCAGTTACCCGTTCCAGTTACAAAATTTGTAACCCGAAGTGCCAAATTATAATCGCAGAAATATGTAGTACGTGTGACATATTAATCGacgcgtattgaaaagtcgatctaaaatattaatttttgatgttttttttcgCTAGAAAGTTAAATTTGACTGGAAGTTTGACAAAagtgactcaaaattagtgacaTTGTGTATTAATGGATCCAAAGTTacacgaaaaattcaaatatcgactgccggttctaTTTCCTGTCACTTTGAGTGAAAACCTAGGATTTACGAAGTCCAATTGCATATGTTATGAgatatttattgtatttttaatatttcttataataATTTGTATGTAATCTGCCTGGT
Proteins encoded in this window:
- the LOC126889271 gene encoding collagen alpha-1(I) chain-like codes for the protein MNSLVVFVLALACAQASVIGLAPAAISLVGPGEPGAVIQGPSAEATVVGPDGSAIAGAAIGGAVIAPPKAGGVVTAAVSPGVVAPIAPVVVPRIVSPVVVAPPPAIIAAPPAIIAGPPAIVAGPSAVLAGVPVAGPRAVIAGPSGTVVAGGIGPIGPIGPIGPIGPLGPIGPIGGVGVLKIAPHGLW